The proteins below are encoded in one region of Shewanella putrefaciens:
- a CDS encoding translocation/assembly module TamB domain-containing protein, with protein MSQPQDPHGSANVPPDNTPLDTPVTAAVAKVLSLPQRIWRAFKLFTRILIYVPLTLLVLMALLLGTEIGSRISVGLASQFVPDLDLSYTSGSINKELTLSHAAWSMDGIKVELEDLHLAWQPTCLLQKQLCVNALTANKVDVKIHTEQLSTDDTPETVVEALPEVNTELVLPFGISLDMAQLNAVNVEVNGMRYSANQIEAAATWFAQGLIVKHLQSEGLLVFIPLSEEATTTANAPAPTDKGQFPQGTSTATTATTATTATTADEWAMAHLPQVFMPFPVTVNSLILDNTLLQIGERKDHFSHAELQGSFRQYQLTLDHLVLEHTNGKVDILGTLALEKDYPLSLNVDLTLNQLAELPELTQQQLSLSLSDSLGQLRVNALAKGDADFTLEGQITLKDPLIPYQAKLQQARLQWPLQQAEYSVTDLSIDTQGNLDTQEAKVSGNVLTPFHNVLAIETELEHRDTTLLVKQFKANGDIGTLDLEGELNYADALAWKAKVVLDSIKLQALKLPSSADKPSETDTAPPATSPLLKSLISGKLQTTGKLDNSHWQVALTDTELTGTMQGYPFDISGDVSINDALHVSANGLNAQVLSSTLSLKGQANTQWNLEGELQVPDFSLWLPHATGQLQANINVTGDAKHPQVELSAQLVDLIYRNIKLRESTLKAYYKPLDEHEFALSLKSKALNLGSQALDTVTLGSKGNIQDQKLTLNASGDLGLDLSIANHYDQKKNQLQAEIHRLNLATPLGLWQLDKDINLSWDQNKLRGSLTPFCLVNPNSRFCLNNQTVLGNKGDVQLSYSGNPGKLLVPVLPSNMNWDGNANLLANLAWAAGRKPTADLNLDFSPGSITLKRAKNREVTVNYQTLSLRSTLDAKRLVSAINFESEGVASWQSEITVNVTPDRALSGYANIKQINLQPLGEFFPQLNTVEGLFTSKLNFAGTLNDPAVSGNIALTQGAFALTANPTLINKIDMSMALGGQQAELKGRWMMGNGLGRVTGNLRWPQGQFSGELAIKGDKLAVIQPPLALLDVSPDVTLAFSSQQLELKGVVDIPSGNIKIVQLAEGGVALSDDVVFDDSIAATEPKASPYAIVADLNINVGNNLKVDGMGLKGKLQGTLKLQQQAFRPPLLFGDIKVKEGNYKFMGQTLKIRTGEVQFVGPTSVPNLNIEAIREIKSEDLVAGVRVTGTPARPVVTLFSNPAKEQAEILSYIIKGSGFNNTNNEQNNSLMMGAALGLSSQVGGGGAINNIGSTATGIIEEFGFSNVQLDTNDEGRVAISGFIGEKLMVKYGVGVFNPGYEMTVRYYLLSQLYLETVSGTLGQSLDIYYNFNIN; from the coding sequence ATGAGCCAGCCACAAGATCCCCATGGCTCTGCCAATGTTCCGCCGGATAACACGCCCCTGGACACTCCTGTTACTGCGGCTGTGGCAAAAGTGTTATCCCTTCCACAGCGCATCTGGCGTGCATTTAAGCTCTTTACTCGTATTCTGATTTATGTGCCATTAACCCTGTTAGTGCTGATGGCACTCTTACTAGGCACTGAAATTGGATCGCGTATTAGTGTCGGCTTAGCCAGCCAATTTGTACCGGATCTTGACCTCAGCTACACATCAGGCTCGATCAATAAGGAACTGACCTTATCCCACGCGGCGTGGTCTATGGATGGCATTAAAGTTGAGCTTGAGGATCTGCACCTCGCTTGGCAGCCCACCTGCTTATTACAAAAACAGCTGTGTGTTAACGCCCTCACAGCCAATAAAGTTGATGTAAAAATTCATACCGAGCAACTCTCTACGGACGATACACCTGAGACAGTGGTAGAAGCCTTGCCCGAAGTGAATACCGAACTCGTATTACCCTTTGGTATCAGCCTCGATATGGCGCAGCTCAATGCCGTCAATGTTGAAGTCAATGGCATGCGTTATAGTGCCAACCAGATTGAGGCCGCAGCCACTTGGTTTGCACAAGGGCTTATCGTCAAGCACCTACAGAGCGAGGGGCTCTTAGTCTTTATTCCCCTTAGCGAAGAAGCAACGACAACCGCGAATGCGCCAGCGCCAACGGACAAAGGCCAATTCCCACAGGGTACTTCGACTGCAACTACTGCAACTACTGCAACTACTGCAACTACTGCGGATGAGTGGGCAATGGCACACCTACCTCAAGTGTTTATGCCATTTCCGGTGACGGTTAATAGCCTGATTTTAGACAATACCTTACTGCAGATTGGTGAGCGTAAGGACCATTTTAGCCATGCCGAATTACAGGGAAGCTTCCGTCAATATCAACTGACCTTAGATCATTTAGTGCTCGAACATACGAATGGTAAGGTCGATATCCTCGGCACACTCGCACTCGAGAAAGATTACCCCCTGTCACTCAATGTGGACCTAACCCTCAATCAACTTGCAGAATTACCCGAACTCACCCAGCAGCAGTTAAGCCTGAGCTTAAGCGATAGCCTAGGGCAACTGCGGGTAAATGCCTTGGCCAAGGGCGATGCCGATTTTACCCTAGAGGGGCAAATCACCCTTAAAGATCCCCTGATCCCGTATCAGGCAAAACTGCAACAAGCAAGGTTGCAATGGCCGCTTCAACAAGCGGAATATTCAGTGACCGACCTTAGCATAGACACCCAAGGCAACCTTGACACCCAAGAGGCGAAAGTCAGTGGCAATGTGCTCACGCCCTTCCATAACGTATTGGCAATAGAAACTGAATTGGAGCATAGGGATACAACACTCTTAGTCAAACAGTTTAAGGCCAATGGCGATATTGGCACCCTAGATCTCGAAGGAGAACTCAATTACGCCGACGCGCTCGCATGGAAAGCCAAGGTGGTGCTCGATAGCATCAAGCTACAAGCGTTAAAGCTGCCATCCAGCGCAGATAAACCAAGTGAAACCGATACTGCGCCCCCTGCGACTAGCCCATTACTCAAAAGCTTGATCTCCGGGAAATTACAGACCACAGGTAAACTCGATAATTCCCATTGGCAAGTTGCGCTAACCGATACCGAGTTAACTGGCACTATGCAGGGCTATCCATTTGATATTTCTGGGGATGTGAGTATCAATGATGCACTGCATGTCAGTGCTAATGGGCTTAATGCACAAGTGCTCAGCTCAACCCTTAGCCTTAAAGGACAAGCCAACACCCAATGGAACCTCGAAGGTGAGTTACAGGTTCCCGATTTTAGCCTCTGGCTACCCCATGCCACTGGCCAGCTGCAGGCTAATATCAATGTCACGGGTGATGCGAAACACCCACAGGTTGAGTTAAGTGCACAGCTAGTGGATCTGATCTATCGAAATATCAAACTACGGGAATCCACCCTTAAAGCCTATTACAAACCCTTAGATGAGCATGAGTTTGCCCTATCCCTCAAGTCAAAGGCACTTAATCTTGGCTCACAGGCCTTAGATACTGTCACCCTTGGCAGTAAGGGAAACATTCAGGATCAAAAACTCACCCTCAATGCCAGTGGCGATCTCGGGCTCGATCTCAGTATCGCCAACCACTACGATCAGAAAAAAAACCAGTTGCAAGCGGAAATCCATCGACTCAATCTTGCAACCCCACTTGGTCTTTGGCAGTTAGATAAAGACATCAATCTGAGTTGGGATCAAAACAAGCTGAGGGGCAGCCTCACGCCCTTCTGTCTCGTCAACCCCAATAGTCGGTTCTGCTTAAACAATCAAACCGTGCTCGGCAACAAGGGGGATGTACAGCTCAGCTATTCCGGCAATCCAGGAAAACTGCTCGTCCCTGTTTTACCGAGTAATATGAACTGGGATGGTAATGCTAATCTACTCGCTAACCTCGCCTGGGCCGCTGGCCGTAAACCCACCGCCGATCTTAACTTGGATTTCAGCCCCGGCAGTATCACGCTTAAACGGGCCAAAAACCGTGAAGTCACTGTTAATTATCAGACACTTTCTCTACGCTCAACCTTAGATGCTAAACGGCTCGTGTCTGCAATCAACTTTGAATCTGAAGGGGTCGCAAGCTGGCAGAGTGAAATCACAGTAAATGTGACACCGGATCGTGCTCTTTCGGGTTATGCCAATATTAAACAAATTAATTTACAACCACTGGGTGAGTTTTTCCCGCAGCTGAATACTGTCGAAGGCTTATTTACCAGTAAGTTAAACTTTGCAGGCACACTTAATGATCCCGCAGTTTCAGGCAATATAGCCCTGACACAGGGTGCATTTGCCCTTACCGCTAACCCGACCTTAATCAACAAAATCGATATGTCTATGGCCCTCGGAGGACAACAAGCCGAACTTAAGGGCCGCTGGATGATGGGGAATGGTCTAGGGCGAGTGACGGGAAATTTACGTTGGCCCCAGGGACAATTTAGCGGTGAACTGGCGATCAAAGGTGACAAACTCGCGGTGATCCAACCGCCATTAGCGCTGCTCGATGTGTCACCCGATGTCACACTTGCCTTTAGTAGTCAACAGCTTGAGCTCAAAGGCGTGGTCGATATTCCATCGGGTAATATCAAGATCGTACAACTTGCCGAAGGCGGTGTGGCCCTATCCGATGATGTGGTATTCGATGACTCTATCGCCGCAACAGAACCGAAGGCCAGCCCCTATGCGATAGTGGCCGATCTGAATATTAATGTCGGTAACAATCTTAAAGTTGATGGTATGGGGCTTAAAGGTAAGCTGCAGGGCACCCTTAAGTTGCAACAACAAGCGTTTAGGCCGCCATTGCTATTTGGTGATATCAAAGTCAAAGAAGGTAACTATAAATTTATGGGGCAAACCCTCAAAATTCGGACCGGGGAAGTCCAATTTGTCGGCCCAACCTCAGTGCCTAACCTGAACATTGAAGCGATTCGAGAAATTAAGAGTGAAGATCTGGTTGCGGGTGTGCGAGTCACTGGCACACCGGCACGCCCTGTCGTGACACTTTTCTCCAATCCCGCCAAAGAGCAAGCCGAGATCTTGTCTTACATTATTAAGGGCAGCGGATTTAATAATACCAATAACGAGCAAAACAACTCCCTCATGATGGGCGCGGCCTTAGGGCTAAGTTCACAGGTTGGCGGCGGTGGTGCCATCAATAATATCGGCAGCACTGCCACTGGCATTATCGAAGAATTTGGCTTCTCTAACGTCCAGCTAGATACAAACGATGAGGGCCGCGTCGCAATTAGTGGCTTTATTGGCGAGAAACTTATGGTGAAATACGGGGTGGGCGTCTTTAACCCAGGCTATGAAATGACAGTAAGATATTACCTGTTATCCCAGCTCTACCTTGAAACAGTGTCAGGGACCTTAGGTCAATCCCTCGATATTTATTACAACTTTAATATCAATTAG
- a CDS encoding DUF882 domain-containing protein, which yields MTLICPARRQLLLGLGGVALCSLVPSQAMASRSTKGIRELSLYNRHTGERNDGSYWVDGQYQSEVLADFSHLLRDHRQNVAAPMDKRLFDLLYTLRSTLNVDDEIHVISGYRSPKTNEMLANKSGGVAKKSYHMRGMAMDIAIPSVNLKTLRDAALSLKLGGVGYYPKSGFVHVDCGPVRHW from the coding sequence GTGACTTTAATATGTCCTGCCCGTAGGCAGTTGTTGTTAGGCCTTGGTGGTGTGGCATTGTGTTCCTTAGTCCCTTCTCAGGCCATGGCGAGCCGATCCACAAAGGGGATCCGCGAGTTAAGTCTCTATAATCGCCATACTGGTGAACGTAACGACGGCAGTTATTGGGTCGATGGTCAGTACCAAAGTGAAGTGCTCGCAGATTTTAGCCATTTACTCCGGGACCATAGGCAAAATGTTGCAGCGCCCATGGATAAACGCTTATTCGATTTACTCTATACCCTGCGCAGTACGTTGAATGTGGATGATGAAATCCATGTGATCTCCGGTTACCGTTCACCTAAAACGAATGAAATGTTGGCAAATAAGAGCGGTGGGGTCGCGAAGAAGAGTTACCATATGCGCGGAATGGCCATGGATATTGCAATCCCGAGTGTGAATTTGAAGACCCTTAGGGATGCCGCGTTATCACTCAAATTGGGTGGTGTGGGGTACTATCCTAAGTCGGGGTTCGTGCATGTTGATTGTGGTCCCGTGAGGCACTGGTAG
- a CDS encoding autotransporter assembly complex protein TamA: MQLFLQITSFSFRLNLLVGLSLVTSVAVAADNFLTLSVTGVDESLQRNILAHLGNLPDSEVQRRAFLFNVEDNVSTALESMGYYHGEVEEKLIENDKGPWELKLTVTAGEPIKIQWVDINFSGDMLTDSAFDTWLSQVNIKPGDTLNHGTYSELKSQLVTLALARGYFDGEFTQSQIKVNRDLNTAQISLHFDSGERYHFGQVSFDGHTLEEDILAKLVPFKENAAYSTRRVSALNRQLLDTGYFSNIKVLPQIDQAKDNQLPVKVELTPKASHSIELGLGADIGQTTDKAFDPRVRVTWRTPQVNKYGHSQETSLEWSPDRPKFLTTYTIPLTHPLDDQLKIRMGLLRDKYGVTQVYEPENRDFRNTGQLESTKYQLGLLRQQRLDNQWLMSYSLDAIREEYTQSDVDYNPSLYLTGINFSKTTRSDNSLDPKSGFRQIYSVDYADPYLGSDIRLARLQAKFKWIDTFFDNHRLVARIDLGANLVDENELAYVPPSLRYFTGGDQTIRGYGYQELGPYLDYVDADGNINREVIGGRYLMVGSLEYQYYVTPTWRVATFVDAGNAFDNDQFEPVVSVGGGIHWISPIGPIKLDLGVGLKETDTIDRSWRIHLTMGTEL; encoded by the coding sequence GTGCAGCTATTCTTGCAAATCACGTCATTCTCTTTTCGTCTCAATTTGCTTGTTGGCCTGAGTTTAGTCACATCAGTGGCTGTGGCCGCCGACAATTTTTTAACGCTTTCGGTCACAGGCGTCGATGAGTCTTTACAGCGCAATATTCTCGCCCATTTAGGTAATTTGCCCGATTCAGAGGTGCAGCGCCGCGCCTTTTTGTTCAACGTTGAAGACAATGTCAGTACCGCTTTAGAGTCTATGGGTTATTACCACGGCGAAGTCGAAGAAAAATTGATTGAAAACGATAAGGGGCCTTGGGAACTCAAACTCACGGTCACTGCGGGTGAGCCTATTAAAATTCAATGGGTTGATATTAACTTCTCCGGGGACATGCTCACAGATAGCGCCTTCGATACCTGGTTATCCCAAGTCAATATAAAGCCCGGGGATACCCTAAACCACGGGACCTATTCGGAGTTAAAATCCCAACTGGTCACTCTCGCCCTAGCCCGTGGTTATTTTGATGGGGAGTTCACCCAGTCGCAAATTAAGGTTAACCGGGATTTAAATACTGCCCAAATTAGCCTGCATTTCGACTCGGGCGAGCGTTATCACTTTGGTCAAGTCAGTTTTGATGGCCACACCTTAGAGGAAGATATTTTAGCTAAACTGGTGCCGTTTAAGGAAAATGCCGCCTATTCGACCCGCCGCGTCAGTGCCCTCAATCGGCAGCTATTAGATACTGGCTATTTCTCCAATATCAAAGTACTGCCGCAGATAGATCAGGCTAAGGATAACCAGTTACCCGTAAAAGTGGAGCTCACGCCAAAAGCCAGCCATTCCATTGAACTGGGTCTGGGGGCGGACATAGGACAAACCACAGATAAAGCCTTCGATCCCCGAGTTCGGGTGACTTGGCGTACACCCCAGGTCAACAAATACGGCCACTCCCAGGAAACCAGCCTAGAGTGGTCACCTGACAGGCCAAAGTTTTTAACGACGTATACAATTCCGCTTACCCATCCTCTGGACGATCAACTGAAAATCCGGATGGGATTACTACGGGATAAATACGGCGTAACCCAAGTTTATGAGCCAGAGAATAGGGATTTTCGCAATACAGGCCAACTCGAATCCACTAAATATCAACTCGGATTACTTCGTCAACAAAGATTGGATAATCAATGGTTAATGAGTTACTCACTCGATGCCATTCGAGAGGAATATACCCAGTCAGACGTCGATTACAACCCCAGTTTATATTTGACTGGTATCAACTTTTCTAAAACCACACGGAGCGATAATTCCCTCGATCCTAAGTCGGGTTTTAGGCAAATATACAGTGTGGATTATGCCGATCCCTATTTAGGTTCGGACATACGTTTAGCCAGACTACAGGCAAAGTTTAAATGGATTGATACCTTCTTCGATAATCACAGATTGGTCGCCCGTATCGATTTAGGCGCTAACTTAGTCGATGAAAACGAACTGGCCTATGTTCCCCCCTCTCTGCGTTATTTTACCGGCGGCGACCAAACTATCCGGGGTTATGGCTACCAAGAACTCGGCCCCTATTTGGACTATGTAGACGCCGATGGCAACATCAATCGTGAAGTGATAGGTGGTCGCTATTTAATGGTAGGAAGTTTGGAATATCAATACTATGTCACCCCAACCTGGCGGGTCGCGACCTTTGTCGATGCGGGTAATGCCTTCGATAATGATCAATTTGAGCCCGTTGTATCCGTCGGGGGCGGTATTCATTGGATCTCCCCCATTGGCCCAATTAAGTTAGATTTAGGGGTAGGATTGAAAGAGACCGACACCATCGACCGCTCTTGGCGTATTCACTTAACCATGGGAACTGAACTATGA
- the rplY gene encoding 50S ribosomal protein L25 yields the protein MSYTIQAQTRTEIGKGSSRRLRHAGKVPAVIYGQGKEPVSIVFDHKDIINIQANEDFYTSVVTIVLDGKEVGVRAQAMQRHVFKPIIEHVDFVYA from the coding sequence ATGTCTTACACTATTCAAGCACAAACCCGCACTGAAATAGGGAAAGGTTCGAGCCGCCGCCTACGCCATGCTGGTAAAGTTCCTGCTGTTATTTATGGCCAAGGCAAAGAGCCAGTTTCTATTGTTTTTGATCACAAAGACATCATTAACATCCAAGCTAACGAAGACTTCTACACTTCTGTAGTAACTATCGTTTTAGACGGTAAAGAAGTGGGTGTTCGTGCACAAGCTATGCAACGCCACGTGTTCAAGCCAATCATCGAACACGTTGACTTCGTTTACGCTTAA